One genomic region from Leucoraja erinacea ecotype New England chromosome 36, Leri_hhj_1, whole genome shotgun sequence encodes:
- the LOC129713618 gene encoding gastrula zinc finger protein xLCGF3.1-like, whose protein sequence is MYGSARASWRSTGGCIRLTSPMPAPLVARASPSCRVHSSEQPFTCSNCGKGFKSSKQLKVHRCVHTRDRLYTCSDCGKGFTQSCNIVEHQRTQASEPPCTCSDCGKGFNTSRILKVHRRLHTGDRPFTCSDCGKGFTRSTKPLEHKRTHTGEHPSAARAHLLQQAPVPPAGAHRRWFLRLLRQRQGLQVGTGPEDLPATAHGPVALQLLHLRQKLCLVVGAMLSLAGA, encoded by the coding sequence ATGTATGGCAGTGCCCGAGCcagctggagatccaccggcgggtgcataCGGTTGACAAGCCCTATGCCTGCTCCACTtgtggcaagagcttcacccagttgtcgggtgcacagcagtgagcagcCCTTTACCTGTTCCAActgtggcaaaggcttcaagtcatcCAAGCAACTGAAGGTGCACAGGTGCGTGCACACCAGGGATCGGCTCTACACATGCAGCGACTGCggaaagggcttcacccagtcctgcAACATTGTGGAGCATCAACGCACACAAGCCAGCGAGCCGCCCtgcacctgctccgactgcggcaaaggcttcaataCGTCCAGAATCCTGAAGGTGCACAGACGCCTGCACACCGGGGATCGGCCcttcacctgcagcgactgcggcaagggcttcacccggtcCACCAAGCCGTTGgagcacaaacgcacacacaccggTGAGcatcccagtgcggcaagggctcaCCTGCTCCAGCAGGCTcctgtcccaccagctggtgcacACCGGCGATGGTTCCTTCGGCTGCTCCGCCAGCGGCAAGGACTTCAAGTGGGCACAGGACCTGAAGATCTACCGGCAACTGCACACGGGCCAGTGGCTCTtcagctgctccacctgcggcaaaaGCTTTGCCTGGTCGTCGGGGCTATGTTGTCACTGGCAGGTGCATAG